From Demequina lutea, a single genomic window includes:
- a CDS encoding phospholipase C, with protein MWHLAKSPSAIALGVTALSLLAVAASGAPAVAKSSDGPSRDTRTPIKHLVVIFQENVSFDHYFATYPVAANVAGETLQGTGVAAPAFTASATTPTAIDTLGSAGLLAPNNPNSVQPFRLTPAQAVTCDQDHHYQDEQKAYNGGLMDKFVENTTRDSCSGLYGAPGLVMGYYDGNTVMGLWNYAQQYAMSDNSYSTTFGPSTPGALNLVAGQTHGVRSYDPVTRQLTTAPDPYTVRIPDANGVGTVINDPDPVWDDCSSTAHPVAGMDGTNIGDLLNANGTTWGWFEGGFRPTTSAADASNGRAVCGSVNTNVGGLTSSDYIPHHEPFQYYASTANPHHLPPSSTAMIGKTDQANHQYDMTDFSKVVDGKNMPAVSFLKAPGYQDGHAAYSDPIDEQHFLVDTINQIQASPNWKDTAIIVLYDDSDGWYDHTMANLTNASNSVDDAALCTDAASAGVSILGGYQDRCGPGTRQPFLVISPYAKTNFVDHTQTDQSSVTQFIEDNWGTGRIGDGSTDAGAGSIVNMFNFHGRTAPTVMLNPQDGTVASISGKGDNDHGRGSDAGKEDSGHGRDAGSGRKGGRSLA; from the coding sequence ATGTGGCATCTTGCCAAGTCCCCATCGGCCATCGCGCTCGGCGTTACGGCGCTTTCCTTGCTCGCGGTCGCGGCCTCCGGCGCACCGGCCGTCGCGAAGTCAAGCGACGGTCCCAGTCGCGACACCCGCACGCCTATCAAGCACCTGGTCGTGATCTTCCAGGAGAATGTGTCCTTCGATCACTACTTCGCGACGTACCCCGTCGCGGCCAACGTTGCCGGCGAGACCCTGCAGGGCACCGGCGTCGCGGCACCCGCCTTCACCGCGTCGGCCACCACGCCTACCGCGATCGACACGCTTGGGTCGGCAGGTCTGCTTGCCCCGAACAACCCCAACAGCGTCCAGCCTTTCCGACTCACGCCCGCGCAGGCCGTGACGTGCGACCAGGACCACCACTACCAGGACGAGCAGAAGGCGTACAACGGCGGCCTGATGGACAAGTTCGTCGAGAACACCACGAGGGACTCCTGCAGCGGTTTGTACGGCGCGCCCGGCCTCGTCATGGGCTACTACGACGGCAACACCGTCATGGGCCTGTGGAACTACGCGCAGCAGTATGCGATGAGCGACAACTCGTACTCGACGACGTTCGGGCCGTCGACCCCTGGTGCCCTCAACCTCGTGGCGGGACAGACACACGGGGTGCGCTCATACGACCCAGTCACTCGGCAGCTCACCACCGCCCCGGACCCGTACACGGTGCGCATTCCCGACGCGAACGGCGTCGGCACCGTCATTAACGATCCCGACCCGGTGTGGGACGACTGCTCGTCGACGGCACACCCCGTCGCGGGCATGGACGGCACCAACATCGGTGACCTGCTCAATGCGAACGGCACGACGTGGGGTTGGTTCGAAGGCGGATTCCGCCCCACGACGAGCGCCGCCGACGCGTCAAACGGACGAGCCGTGTGTGGCTCCGTCAACACGAACGTCGGCGGACTGACGTCGTCCGACTACATCCCGCACCACGAGCCGTTCCAGTACTACGCGAGCACGGCGAACCCGCACCACTTGCCGCCTAGCTCCACGGCCATGATTGGCAAGACCGATCAGGCCAACCACCAGTACGACATGACGGACTTCTCCAAGGTGGTCGACGGCAAGAACATGCCGGCGGTCTCGTTCCTCAAGGCTCCCGGCTACCAGGACGGCCACGCGGCCTACTCCGATCCCATTGACGAGCAGCACTTCCTCGTCGACACGATCAACCAGATCCAGGCGTCGCCGAACTGGAAGGACACGGCGATCATCGTCCTGTACGACGACTCGGACGGCTGGTACGACCACACGATGGCGAACTTGACGAACGCATCCAACAGCGTGGACGACGCGGCACTATGCACCGACGCGGCCAGCGCCGGCGTGTCGATCCTGGGCGGTTACCAGGACCGCTGCGGCCCGGGCACCCGTCAGCCGTTCCTCGTCATCTCGCCGTACGCGAAGACGAACTTCGTGGATCACACCCAGACCGACCAGAGCTCGGTGACGCAATTCATCGAGGACAACTGGGGCACGGGCAGGATCGGCGACGGGTCGACCGACGCTGGTGCGGGGTCCATCGTGAACATGTTCAACTTCCACGGTCGCACGGCTCCGACGGTCATGCTCAACCCGCAAGACGGCACAGTGGCATCGATCTCCGGCAAGGGAGACAACGACCACGGTCGCGGCTCGGATGCCGGCAAGGAGGACAGCGGCCACGGTCGTGACGCTGGCTCCGGCAGGAAGGGTGGTCGATCGCTAGCGTGA
- a CDS encoding BlaI/MecI/CopY family transcriptional regulator — protein sequence MSEPRAAVPRLGALEQEVMDILWDCPERLCAREVLQQLTSHRLAYTTVATVLTNLVKKGMVERISAGRTWAHRPLQTRSQYAAGLMAQALTVSGDPASSFLHFMEAMSEEDAALLREVLTDPAHEPGREPPGPTARRAT from the coding sequence GTGTCTGAACCACGCGCCGCAGTTCCACGCCTGGGCGCGCTCGAGCAAGAGGTCATGGACATCCTGTGGGACTGTCCCGAGCGGCTCTGCGCCCGCGAGGTCCTGCAACAGCTGACATCACATAGGCTCGCGTACACGACCGTGGCGACGGTGCTGACCAACCTGGTAAAGAAGGGGATGGTCGAGCGGATCAGTGCCGGTCGCACCTGGGCCCACCGACCGCTGCAAACGCGAAGCCAGTACGCAGCGGGGCTCATGGCCCAGGCACTGACCGTCAGCGGGGACCCGGCGTCGTCGTTCCTGCACTTCATGGAGGCGATGTCCGAGGAGGATGCAGCCCTGCTGCGCGAGGTCCTCACCGACCCCGCCCACGAGCCCGGACGGGAGCCTCCCGGCCCCACGGCTCGGCGGGCCACATGA
- a CDS encoding M56 family metallopeptidase, producing MTPMALPLTLLVLLVAGATAGPRVLGGPTPTFSARPRLGIAIWTASAAVWTLAFLALGPLLTWVFTGPGLPGRVGAICQRCLAAANPFLARSSMWTTDVPVFTMLLVPLSLAAWLITSATVRHVRSREHLRTHLHALDAVAEQRCLHGTLVWVVPTPDRSVYSLPTRRARIVISQGALDALSSDELAAVLSHERAHIEQRHHALLWALHSLKGVLGWVPLIAAAAPAVATYAEMAADDDARRASSTRALAGALLALHGPGPSPVLGAPALALHADATGTRWRALRLAAAPPPASRWGVALTASYLAAMTAAIALIGTPYATLALTGTC from the coding sequence ATGACCCCGATGGCGCTGCCGCTGACGCTCTTGGTGCTCCTCGTTGCGGGGGCAACTGCTGGGCCCCGCGTCCTCGGCGGACCCACCCCGACCTTCAGTGCGCGCCCACGGCTGGGGATCGCGATTTGGACGGCCTCAGCGGCCGTGTGGACGCTCGCATTCCTCGCGCTGGGTCCGCTCTTGACCTGGGTCTTCACCGGCCCGGGGCTGCCCGGCCGGGTCGGTGCGATCTGTCAGCGGTGCCTGGCAGCGGCGAACCCCTTCTTGGCCCGGTCGTCGATGTGGACCACCGATGTGCCCGTGTTCACGATGCTGCTTGTCCCGTTGTCCCTGGCCGCGTGGCTGATCACCAGCGCAACCGTGCGTCATGTTCGCTCACGTGAACATCTGCGGACCCATCTCCATGCGCTAGACGCGGTGGCCGAACAGCGGTGTCTGCACGGAACCCTGGTTTGGGTGGTGCCGACCCCAGACAGGAGCGTCTACAGCCTCCCCACGCGCCGCGCGCGCATCGTCATCTCCCAGGGTGCGCTCGATGCGCTCAGCAGTGATGAGCTCGCCGCAGTTCTCTCCCATGAACGGGCGCACATCGAGCAGCGACATCACGCACTGCTGTGGGCACTGCACAGCCTGAAGGGCGTCCTCGGCTGGGTGCCGTTGATCGCAGCCGCGGCCCCAGCGGTCGCGACCTACGCCGAGATGGCCGCCGACGACGACGCCCGCCGAGCGAGCAGCACCCGCGCCCTGGCAGGGGCCTTGCTCGCGCTTCACGGTCCCGGGCCCTCGCCCGTCCTTGGCGCGCCGGCACTCGCGCTGCACGCCGACGCGACGGGCACCCGTTGGCGCGCGCTTCGCCTCGCCGCGGCGCCGCCTCCGGCGTCGAGGTGGGGCGTGGCACTGACTGCCAGCTACCTGGCGGCAATGACCGCAGCGATCGCGCTGATCGGAACGCCCTATGCAACCCTCGCCCTGACAGGAACGTGTTGA
- a CDS encoding DsrE family protein: MTGVVLHLTEASVDKHRAVLRNALNLVPEVEPGTPIELVVHSEAICLALPGQATADALAEALDAGIILVVCRNSMRQQDLTDADLVHGAVSAPSGVGHLVARQRQGWAYLRP, encoded by the coding sequence ATGACCGGAGTAGTCCTGCACCTCACCGAAGCCTCCGTGGATAAGCACCGCGCAGTGCTGCGCAACGCGCTGAACCTGGTGCCGGAGGTCGAGCCTGGCACCCCAATCGAGCTGGTGGTGCACAGCGAAGCAATCTGCCTGGCGTTGCCGGGCCAGGCCACTGCGGACGCCCTCGCCGAGGCCTTGGACGCCGGGATCATCCTGGTGGTGTGCCGCAACTCCATGCGGCAGCAGGACCTGACGGATGCGGACCTCGTCCATGGCGCCGTTTCCGCCCCGTCCGGGGTCGGACACCTCGTCGCCAGGCAGCGACAGGGTTGGGCGTACCTGCGCCCGTAG
- a CDS encoding cytochrome c biogenesis CcdA family protein, which translates to MTVGYVVAFLGGVLTLASPCSAFLLPSFFAYAFPSAGRLLSRTLAFYFGLALALVPLGLGSGAVSQLVYGHRQVLFATAGGFLVALGIAQALGLGVRIPGLERLRNHAGGTSTASVVVLGAASGLTGFCTGPILGAVLTVAATSGSPLRGGSLLAVYAAGMTAPLFVLALLWQRLRLSERRLLRGRPVQLGRLTLHSTSLIGGVLVAAVGALFVVDRGGALTGGGFLSVDTEARLQDTVARLGASSDLIVLTLIALTALAVLVLRLRASRPATEPADR; encoded by the coding sequence GTGACCGTCGGGTACGTCGTCGCCTTCCTGGGCGGGGTCCTCACCCTCGCCAGCCCTTGCAGCGCGTTCTTGCTGCCCTCATTCTTCGCCTACGCCTTCCCCTCGGCGGGGCGTCTGCTCTCACGCACCCTGGCGTTCTATTTCGGCCTCGCGCTGGCGCTGGTTCCCCTCGGCCTGGGCAGCGGTGCGGTCAGCCAGCTGGTCTACGGCCATCGCCAGGTGCTGTTTGCCACGGCTGGCGGCTTCCTGGTCGCGCTCGGGATCGCCCAGGCTCTCGGGCTGGGCGTCCGGATCCCGGGCCTCGAGCGCCTGCGCAACCACGCCGGCGGTACCTCGACGGCCTCGGTCGTCGTACTCGGAGCCGCATCTGGCCTGACGGGCTTCTGCACCGGGCCGATCCTCGGCGCCGTCCTGACCGTCGCGGCCACCAGCGGCAGCCCGCTGCGTGGTGGCTCTCTGCTGGCGGTGTACGCCGCGGGGATGACCGCGCCGCTGTTCGTCCTGGCCCTGCTCTGGCAACGGCTGCGGCTGAGCGAGCGCCGGCTGCTGCGCGGGCGCCCGGTGCAGCTCGGCAGGCTCACGCTGCATTCGACCTCGCTGATCGGTGGGGTCCTGGTCGCTGCGGTCGGCGCCCTGTTCGTCGTCGACCGCGGGGGGGCGCTCACCGGGGGCGGCTTCCTCAGCGTCGACACCGAGGCCCGCCTGCAGGACACCGTCGCCAGGCTCGGCGCGAGCAGCGACCTGATCGTGCTCACCCTGATCGCCCTGACCGCCCTCGCCGTGCTCGTGCTCAGGCTGCGCGCATCCCGTCCCGCCACAGAGCCCGCCGACCGCTGA
- a CDS encoding DsbA family protein yields the protein MANRIRPANPVTTTRPSRSTLTKVGVPLAVLVLVAVLAALTLSSRAHTSGGQAQAAPSAGSSQAPFPDEARRKPGDPYAQGRVDAPVVMVMWSEFQCPFCGRFARESEPTLVKQFVDTGVLRIEWRDFPYLGPDSQTAAIAGRAAAAQDKFWAFHDAVYATEHRVNQGDLDAAHLRDYAVKAGLDMGAYDADMQAKKGAAQVQTDLSQGEALGVTGTPAFLINGQPVLGAQPTQVFVSMIEQAAASAKAGS from the coding sequence CCCAGTAACCACCACCCGACCAAGCCGCTCCACATTGACCAAGGTCGGGGTTCCGCTCGCGGTACTCGTGCTCGTGGCCGTGCTCGCGGCACTGACCCTGAGCTCGCGGGCCCACACGTCGGGCGGGCAGGCCCAGGCGGCACCGTCCGCCGGCTCCAGCCAGGCGCCATTCCCCGACGAGGCAAGGCGCAAACCCGGCGACCCCTACGCCCAAGGACGCGTCGACGCACCGGTGGTCATGGTGATGTGGTCAGAGTTCCAGTGCCCCTTCTGTGGCCGGTTCGCCCGCGAGAGCGAGCCCACGTTGGTCAAGCAGTTCGTGGACACAGGAGTCCTGCGGATCGAGTGGCGCGACTTCCCCTATCTTGGACCCGACTCGCAGACCGCAGCGATCGCCGGCCGCGCTGCCGCCGCGCAGGACAAGTTCTGGGCGTTCCACGATGCGGTGTACGCCACGGAGCACCGGGTGAACCAGGGTGACCTGGACGCCGCTCACCTGCGCGACTACGCGGTGAAAGCGGGGCTGGACATGGGCGCGTATGACGCGGACATGCAGGCGAAGAAGGGTGCGGCCCAGGTGCAGACCGACTTGTCCCAGGGCGAGGCGCTGGGAGTCACCGGCACACCGGCCTTCCTGATCAACGGCCAGCCGGTGCTCGGCGCCCAGCCGACGCAGGTGTTCGTCTCGATGATCGAGCAGGCCGCGGCATCAGCCAAGGCGGGTTCGTGA